The following proteins are encoded in a genomic region of Pseudodesulfovibrio mercurii:
- a CDS encoding response regulator transcription factor has product MAKKILIVDDEVHIKMLLEQTLEELEDEFEVDLFTASDGEEGLEFIRSKRPDLVFLDIMMPKMNGYEVCRIIKDDPALQDVKIILLTAKGQEVDRKQGLELGAMMYMTKPFDPDEILRVSKELLEL; this is encoded by the coding sequence ATGGCCAAGAAGATCCTCATTGTTGATGATGAGGTCCACATCAAAATGCTGCTCGAGCAGACGCTCGAGGAGCTTGAGGACGAGTTCGAAGTGGACCTGTTTACCGCCTCGGACGGCGAAGAGGGGCTGGAATTCATCCGGAGCAAGCGCCCCGACCTCGTTTTCCTCGACATCATGATGCCCAAGATGAACGGCTACGAGGTCTGCCGGATCATCAAGGACGACCCCGCCCTGCAGGACGTGAAGATCATCCTGCTCACGGCCAAGGGCCAGGAAGTGGACCGCAAGCAGGGGCTGGAGCTGGGGGCCATGATGTACATGACCAAGCCGTTCGACCCCGACGAAATCCTGCGCGTCTCCAAGGAGCTGCTCGAATTGTAA
- a CDS encoding HD-GYP domain-containing protein, with product MTPLKKYIRPGVLRNLLRKAAEMAGGGCSLAISFEGEVVIVEGSAPAAAFGEDGPGQISVPIHFDESHSGRLFMRRDEPDERVDCARLLDFTAYSIQELVDMERARRSIAEEALAKYRELALFHRSVPNINTSLHMRDVVNALIDECRLENYPGELGMIFLLEPSRKVFRLAVQFGFPFGTYLQPMVDSDLFHEVAVSGRGEIVNDLDKEDRWDNELPGLGSMILIPINSPNRCEGLLILASRKTGVFEAAHRRSLSTLASVAGISVSNAFNFEGVQKLMSAILQALAEAIDARDPYTAGHSERVAHLAVAFAHALNEAGGYRGGQFNDDELREIYYAGILHDVGKIGIKEDVLTKRTRLPERRMDVVRARFQLLGQFDDFDWGRAYECLCNVNRAMVPEAADLEYVRKLGTRVMRRNGADLRYLYDDELENLLLAYGNLTRDERREIQRHPAESERILQHIPMQDDFSHLLTIIRQHHERMDGSGYPDGIKGEEILLQSRLMAIVDIYDAVTQERHYKPAYTRSEAMKILQKEVDEGKLDAELTAFFLKNIENIESLSEQVKVTRATHLSALGNLANL from the coding sequence ATGACACCGCTAAAAAAATACATACGCCCCGGCGTGTTGCGGAACCTGCTCCGCAAGGCCGCCGAGATGGCCGGGGGAGGCTGCTCCCTGGCCATCAGTTTCGAGGGCGAGGTGGTCATCGTGGAGGGTTCGGCCCCGGCCGCCGCCTTCGGCGAGGACGGGCCGGGACAGATCAGCGTTCCGATCCATTTCGACGAGTCCCATTCGGGCCGGTTGTTCATGCGCCGCGACGAGCCCGACGAGCGGGTGGACTGCGCCCGGCTCCTCGATTTCACGGCCTATTCCATCCAGGAGCTGGTGGACATGGAGCGCGCCCGGCGGTCCATCGCCGAGGAGGCCCTGGCCAAGTACCGCGAGCTGGCCCTGTTCCACCGCTCGGTGCCGAACATCAACACGTCCCTGCACATGCGCGACGTGGTCAACGCGCTCATCGACGAGTGCCGGCTGGAGAACTATCCCGGCGAGCTGGGCATGATCTTCCTGCTGGAGCCCTCGCGCAAGGTCTTCCGCCTGGCCGTGCAGTTCGGCTTTCCCTTCGGCACCTACCTCCAGCCCATGGTGGACAGCGACCTGTTCCACGAGGTGGCCGTTTCCGGCCGGGGCGAGATCGTCAACGACCTGGACAAGGAGGACCGCTGGGACAACGAGTTGCCCGGCCTGGGCTCCATGATCCTCATCCCCATCAACTCGCCCAACCGGTGCGAGGGGCTGCTTATCCTGGCCTCCCGCAAGACCGGGGTCTTCGAGGCCGCCCATCGGCGCAGCCTGTCCACCCTGGCCTCCGTGGCGGGCATCTCGGTGTCCAACGCCTTCAACTTCGAGGGCGTCCAGAAGCTCATGAGCGCCATCCTCCAGGCCCTGGCCGAGGCCATCGACGCGCGGGACCCGTACACGGCGGGTCATTCCGAGCGCGTGGCCCATCTGGCCGTGGCCTTCGCCCACGCCCTGAACGAGGCCGGAGGCTACCGGGGCGGGCAGTTCAACGACGACGAGTTGCGCGAGATCTACTACGCGGGCATCCTGCACGACGTGGGCAAGATCGGCATCAAGGAGGACGTCCTGACCAAGCGCACCCGGCTGCCCGAGCGGCGCATGGACGTGGTCCGGGCGCGGTTCCAGCTCCTGGGCCAGTTCGACGACTTCGACTGGGGCCGGGCCTACGAGTGCCTGTGCAACGTGAACAGGGCCATGGTCCCGGAGGCCGCCGACCTGGAGTACGTCCGCAAGCTGGGCACCAGGGTCATGCGCCGCAATGGGGCCGACCTGCGCTACCTCTACGACGACGAGCTGGAAAATCTGCTCCTGGCCTACGGCAACCTGACCAGGGACGAGCGCCGGGAGATCCAGCGCCACCCGGCCGAAAGCGAGCGCATCCTCCAGCACATCCCCATGCAGGACGACTTCAGTCACCTTCTGACCATCATCCGCCAGCACCATGAGCGCATGGACGGCTCGGGCTATCCCGACGGGATCAAGGGCGAGGAAATCCTGCTCCAGAGCCGCCTGATGGCCATTGTGGACATCTACGATGCGGTCACCCAGGAGCGCCACTACAAGCCCGCCTACACCCGCAGCGAGGCCATGAAGATCCTCCAGAAAGAGGTGGACGAGGGCAAGCTGGACGCGGAACTGACGGCATTCTTCCTGAAGAACATCGAGAACATCGAGTCCCTCTCCGAACAGGTCAAGGTGACCAGGGCCACGCACCTGTCGGCCCTGGGCAACCTGGCCAATCTCTGA
- a CDS encoding DUF885 family protein: protein MKSAVAKKFFAYLAKHYPVMCASGAFPLMPPVTDVSKWLDRLDDLSGRSIRSHVAALETFRKNFLAEADKASDPMDEARARALAMNASGVIAELDGSRAWEHAPELYLQVAFTGLEQAADLPAKNERARQKRFISRLKAIPALLTHATENIEAASTASRAASQTMIRECARYLTELGGQELGRTGKAPRFLADVLTALREYDRFVTSRPEIPDPDGPDFRYTAERVLGTTRSVEELRDLAEAEYEARLTSLHRLESEIGGGSWRELYEGYEGPPTDGLAPLDLIIREIHRLRAFVLEGPLAGVFADSGLRIDPQPRHMASTLRPIHHDPVLGAWENEPSRCYVNPQIFSGNRFRDTPAHLARMRREFPFLAAAQTYPGRHLLDSQRRALDDPWLRQSTNPVFMAGWLAFSEHLLDELGYLETDLDRLVRHARGLRRAALARIDTELAVGGLDQDHCMDILERAGFSHEEGLAEVRLIRTAPGHRTMPILGLHELTELRRKWQLDLPLFCKALFAQGQLPLPVIAERPVR from the coding sequence ATGAAATCCGCTGTAGCCAAGAAGTTCTTCGCCTATCTGGCCAAGCACTATCCGGTCATGTGCGCCTCGGGCGCCTTCCCGCTCATGCCGCCCGTGACCGACGTCTCCAAGTGGCTGGACCGGCTGGACGACCTCTCGGGCCGGTCCATCCGCAGCCACGTGGCCGCCCTGGAGACCTTCCGCAAGAATTTTCTGGCCGAGGCGGACAAGGCCTCGGACCCGATGGACGAGGCCAGGGCCAGGGCGCTGGCCATGAACGCCAGCGGGGTCATCGCCGAGCTGGACGGCAGCCGCGCCTGGGAACACGCCCCGGAGCTGTATCTCCAGGTGGCCTTCACCGGCCTGGAGCAGGCCGCCGACCTGCCCGCCAAAAACGAGCGCGCCCGGCAGAAGCGGTTCATCAGCCGCCTCAAGGCCATCCCCGCCCTGCTGACCCACGCCACCGAGAACATCGAGGCCGCCAGCACGGCCAGCCGGGCCGCCTCCCAGACCATGATCCGCGAGTGCGCCCGCTACCTGACCGAGCTGGGCGGGCAGGAGCTGGGCCGGACGGGCAAGGCCCCCCGCTTCCTGGCCGACGTCCTGACGGCCCTGCGCGAGTACGACCGCTTCGTCACCTCCCGGCCGGAAATTCCGGACCCGGACGGCCCGGATTTCCGCTACACGGCCGAGCGCGTCCTGGGGACCACCCGGTCCGTGGAGGAGCTGCGCGACCTGGCCGAGGCCGAGTACGAGGCCCGGCTGACCTCGCTGCATCGCCTCGAATCCGAGATCGGCGGCGGGTCCTGGCGCGAGCTGTACGAGGGCTACGAGGGGCCGCCCACCGACGGCCTGGCCCCCCTGGACCTGATCATCCGCGAGATTCACCGGCTGCGCGCCTTTGTCCTGGAAGGCCCCCTGGCGGGCGTGTTCGCGGACTCGGGCCTGCGCATCGACCCCCAGCCCCGGCACATGGCCTCCACCCTGCGGCCCATCCACCACGACCCCGTGCTCGGGGCCTGGGAGAACGAGCCGTCCCGCTGCTACGTCAACCCGCAGATATTTTCCGGCAACCGCTTCCGCGACACCCCGGCCCACCTGGCCCGCATGCGCCGCGAATTTCCCTTCCTGGCCGCGGCCCAGACCTATCCCGGCCGCCACCTGCTGGACTCCCAGCGCCGCGCCCTGGACGACCCGTGGCTCCGCCAGTCCACCAACCCCGTGTTCATGGCGGGCTGGCTGGCCTTCTCCGAGCATCTCCTGGACGAGCTGGGCTATCTGGAAACCGATCTGGACCGGCTGGTCCGCCACGCGCGCGGTCTCAGGCGGGCGGCCCTGGCCCGCATCGACACCGAGCTGGCCGTGGGCGGCCTGGATCAGGACCACTGCATGGACATCCTGGAACGGGCCGGGTTCTCCCACGAGGAGGGACTGGCCGAAGTGCGGCTCATCCGCACCGCGCCGGGCCACCGGACCATGCCCATCCTCGGCCTGCACGAATTGACCGAGCTGCGCCGCAAGTGGCAGCTGGACCTGCCGCTCTTCTGCAAGGCCCTGTTCGCCCAGGGGCAGCTGCCCCTGCCGGTCATCGCCGAGCGCCCGGTGCGCTGA
- a CDS encoding chemotaxis protein, producing the protein MSETKILLESGTNELEIVEFYLDESRPGGDYRGYYGINVAKVLEIIQMPELTEMPEASHPAVLGAFNLRSEIIPLIDLAGWLRKKRTEKEPPKVIVTEFNRTKSAFLVSGVTRIHRIGWQEVEAPNNYVSSLTVNSITGVVKIAGRITFILDMEKICMDLNPGVEPDLEPAEAVRETVAHRNYRVLLADDSTMARKMIANILTTAGFKVHAEENGELALQYLLKAKARSRAEGMPLAHYVNLVVTDIEMPSMDGHSLTRRIKEDTDLRHLPVILCSSIITATLHHKGIAVGADAQISKAELGELAPRALKLLEAQAD; encoded by the coding sequence ATGAGCGAAACCAAGATCCTGCTGGAGTCGGGCACCAACGAACTCGAGATCGTCGAATTCTACCTCGACGAATCCCGTCCGGGCGGCGACTACCGGGGCTATTACGGCATCAACGTGGCCAAGGTCCTGGAGATCATCCAGATGCCCGAGCTGACCGAGATGCCCGAGGCCTCGCACCCGGCCGTGCTCGGCGCCTTCAACCTGCGCAGCGAGATCATTCCCCTCATCGACCTGGCCGGATGGCTGCGCAAGAAGCGCACCGAAAAGGAGCCGCCCAAGGTCATCGTCACCGAGTTCAACCGGACCAAGAGCGCCTTCCTGGTCTCGGGCGTGACCCGCATCCACCGCATCGGCTGGCAGGAGGTGGAGGCCCCGAACAACTACGTTTCCTCCCTGACGGTCAACTCCATCACCGGCGTGGTCAAGATCGCCGGACGGATCACCTTCATCCTGGACATGGAAAAGATCTGCATGGACCTGAACCCCGGCGTCGAGCCTGACCTGGAACCGGCGGAAGCGGTCCGCGAGACCGTCGCCCACAGGAACTACCGGGTTCTCCTGGCCGATGACTCGACCATGGCGCGCAAGATGATCGCCAACATCCTGACCACGGCCGGGTTCAAGGTCCACGCCGAGGAAAACGGCGAGCTGGCCCTGCAATACCTGCTCAAGGCCAAGGCCCGGTCCCGGGCCGAGGGTATGCCCCTGGCCCACTACGTCAACCTGGTGGTCACCGACATCGAGATGCCCTCCATGGACGGCCACTCCCTGACCCGGCGCATCAAGGAGGACACCGACCTCAGGCACCTGCCGGTCATCCTCTGCTCCTCCATCATCACCGCGACCCTGCATCACAAGGGCATCGCCGTGGGCGCGGACGCCCAGATATCCAAGGCCGAACTGGGCGAACTCGCTCCCAGGGCCCTGAAACTGCTTGAAGCCCAGGCAGACTAG
- a CDS encoding sigma-54-dependent transcriptional regulator gives MTKPDIPTILVVDDDENILQVLEARLLSAGLSPLLADRAETALEMLADESVDLIISDVKMPGMGGGGLLREVMEHWPHIPVIMLTAHGTIPDAVGSIQAGAVDYLTKPFDGKELVRRVRTRLEARGETVLPGAAAPAPAAKPATPTAPTAPAAKSAGPRGLIGGEAPAMARFLERLERVARSTATVLLFGESGTGKEMAARILHEESPRSGGPFVVVDCGSTQPTLLESELFGHLKGSFTHAVKDKKGLIEEADGGTLFLDEIGNISPDMQARLLRFLQEGTIRRVGDTRERAVSCRVVAATNADLPGMVADGTFREDLYYRLKVVTLTIPPLRERREDLPALVDGLLDRLCARQGRPRVRISPEAMRLIEAHPWPGNVRELENALEAALVFCPGEVIEPGDLQLEAPPEGSPAATGSSLSLEDNERETIVRALEAANGVKKDAADRLGISRRAIHYKIKKYGIGEG, from the coding sequence ATGACGAAACCGGACATTCCGACCATCCTGGTGGTGGACGACGACGAGAACATCCTGCAGGTGCTCGAGGCGCGCCTGCTCTCGGCGGGGTTGAGCCCGCTGCTGGCCGACCGGGCCGAAACCGCGCTCGAGATGCTGGCCGACGAGTCCGTGGACCTGATCATCTCCGACGTGAAGATGCCCGGCATGGGCGGCGGGGGCCTGCTCCGCGAGGTCATGGAGCACTGGCCGCACATCCCGGTCATCATGCTCACGGCCCACGGGACCATCCCGGACGCCGTGGGCTCCATCCAGGCCGGGGCCGTGGACTACCTGACCAAGCCCTTCGACGGCAAGGAACTGGTCCGCCGGGTGCGCACCCGGCTTGAGGCGCGAGGCGAAACGGTCCTCCCCGGAGCCGCCGCCCCCGCGCCGGCCGCAAAGCCCGCGACGCCGACCGCCCCGACCGCCCCGGCCGCGAAATCCGCCGGCCCGCGCGGCCTGATCGGGGGCGAGGCCCCGGCCATGGCCCGCTTCCTGGAACGCCTGGAACGGGTGGCCCGGTCCACGGCCACGGTCCTGCTCTTCGGCGAGTCGGGCACGGGCAAGGAGATGGCCGCGCGTATCCTGCACGAGGAGAGCCCTCGCTCCGGCGGCCCCTTCGTGGTGGTGGACTGCGGCTCCACCCAGCCCACCCTGCTCGAAAGCGAACTCTTCGGCCACCTCAAGGGGTCCTTCACCCACGCGGTCAAGGACAAGAAGGGGCTCATCGAGGAGGCCGACGGCGGGACCCTGTTCCTGGACGAGATAGGCAACATCTCCCCGGACATGCAGGCCCGGCTGCTGCGCTTCCTCCAGGAGGGGACCATCCGCCGGGTGGGCGACACCCGCGAGCGGGCCGTGTCCTGCCGGGTCGTGGCCGCCACCAACGCGGACCTGCCCGGAATGGTCGCGGACGGGACCTTCCGCGAGGACCTCTACTACCGCCTCAAGGTGGTCACCCTGACCATCCCCCCCCTGCGCGAGCGGCGAGAGGACCTTCCGGCCCTGGTGGACGGGCTCCTCGACCGGCTCTGCGCCCGCCAGGGGAGGCCCCGCGTCCGCATCAGCCCCGAGGCCATGCGGCTGATCGAGGCGCACCCCTGGCCCGGCAACGTCCGGGAGCTGGAGAACGCCCTGGAGGCGGCCCTGGTCTTCTGCCCCGGCGAGGTCATCGAGCCCGGCGACCTCCAGTTGGAGGCCCCGCCCGAGGGGTCCCCGGCCGCGACCGGCTCCAGCCTGTCCCTGGAGGACAACGAGCGCGAGACCATCGTCCGCGCCCTGGAGGCCGCGAATGGGGTCAAGAAGGACGCCGCCGACCGGTTGGGCATCAGCCGCCGGGCCATCCACTACAAGATCAAAAAATACGGCATTGGCGAGGGATAG
- a CDS encoding HAMP domain-containing sensor histidine kinase, whose translation MPEARHLNIATKLTIWACALIAVFFATSAYLFHQVRSDADIASRMVTENHDLDSAIQRMLERLYNVQNNIRRYRILGGDQAAVGFIVEDLTRFGEILNETIKKHPRYADEWKDLTAEYQITLDPANSPGDNLAPDATVRDWTDILEQSLLDNQADMESRLTLLRDAGRHAADVGMYGLIFCLVVGVGGSLLLAWTLNRSLSEVRRGIRDLGTGATPRDVRILSRDELGELALAFNAMAARLRREERMRADFVAMLSHEIRTPLTSVREAVDLVGSGTFGEVNEKQKRFLDIAGQESERLSDLLTRLLSVSRMEAEELHLNPERVDVAGLVESTVERLVPTARAASVTLESEVEPGLAVRADPAHVRQVLTNLAGNGVKFSERGGTVRLIAERSGREVLFSVADDGPGIPVDEQERIFLKYYREPGVRDSIDGAGLGLAIARRIVLAHDGRIWVESEPGRGATFRFTLPAIS comes from the coding sequence ATGCCCGAGGCCCGCCACCTGAACATCGCCACCAAGCTGACCATCTGGGCCTGCGCCCTGATCGCGGTCTTTTTCGCCACCTCGGCCTACCTCTTCCACCAGGTGCGCAGCGACGCCGACATCGCCAGCCGCATGGTCACCGAGAACCACGACCTGGACTCGGCCATCCAGCGCATGCTCGAACGCCTCTACAACGTCCAGAACAACATCCGGCGCTACCGCATCCTGGGCGGCGACCAGGCCGCCGTGGGCTTCATCGTCGAGGACCTGACCCGGTTCGGCGAAATCCTCAACGAGACCATCAAAAAGCATCCGCGCTACGCCGACGAGTGGAAGGACCTGACCGCCGAGTACCAGATCACCCTGGACCCGGCCAACTCGCCGGGCGACAACCTGGCCCCGGACGCGACCGTCCGCGACTGGACCGACATCCTGGAACAGTCCCTGCTGGACAACCAGGCCGACATGGAGTCGCGCCTGACCCTGCTCCGCGACGCGGGCCGCCACGCCGCGGACGTGGGCATGTACGGACTGATCTTCTGCCTGGTCGTGGGCGTGGGCGGCAGCCTGCTCCTGGCCTGGACCCTGAACCGCTCCCTGAGCGAGGTCCGCCGGGGCATCCGCGACCTGGGCACCGGGGCCACCCCCAGGGACGTGCGCATCCTGTCGCGCGACGAGCTGGGCGAACTGGCCCTGGCCTTCAACGCCATGGCCGCCCGCCTGCGCCGCGAGGAGCGCATGCGCGCCGACTTCGTGGCCATGCTCTCCCACGAGATCCGCACCCCCCTGACCTCGGTGCGCGAGGCCGTGGACCTCGTCGGCTCCGGGACCTTCGGCGAGGTCAACGAAAAGCAAAAGCGGTTCCTGGACATCGCCGGGCAGGAGTCCGAGCGCCTCTCCGACCTGCTCACCCGGCTGCTCTCGGTCTCGCGCATGGAGGCCGAGGAACTGCACCTGAACCCGGAGCGCGTGGACGTGGCCGGGCTCGTCGAGTCCACCGTGGAGCGGCTCGTGCCCACGGCCCGCGCCGCCTCGGTGACCCTGGAATCCGAGGTTGAGCCGGGGCTGGCCGTGCGGGCCGACCCCGCGCACGTCCGACAGGTGCTGACCAACCTGGCGGGCAACGGCGTCAAGTTCTCGGAGCGCGGGGGCACGGTCCGGCTGATCGCCGAGCGCAGCGGCCGGGAGGTCCTGTTCAGCGTGGCCGACGACGGGCCGGGCATCCCCGTGGACGAGCAGGAGCGCATCTTTCTCAAGTACTACCGCGAGCCCGGCGTGCGGGACAGCATCGACGGGGCCGGGCTGGGCCTGGCCATCGCCCGGCGCATTGTCCTGGCCCACGACGGGCGCATCTGGGTCGAGAGCGAACCGGGCCGGGGCGCGACCTTCCGCTTCACCCTGCCCGCCATTTCCTGA
- a CDS encoding acylphosphatase, whose translation MLSYTCVVEGKVTGGNFQSWVQDLAQQLGLKGWVRNIADHKAEILIQGDAEKFAAFREHLKNEAPIVDKKNITCGSLDHDKTYDVFSIRG comes from the coding sequence ATGCTGAGTTACACTTGTGTCGTTGAAGGCAAGGTCACGGGCGGCAATTTTCAGTCATGGGTCCAGGACTTGGCCCAGCAGCTCGGACTGAAGGGCTGGGTCCGCAACATCGCCGACCACAAGGCCGAAATCCTGATCCAGGGAGACGCCGAGAAGTTCGCCGCTTTCCGCGAACACCTCAAGAACGAGGCCCCCATCGTGGACAAGAAGAACATCACCTGCGGCTCCCTCGACCACGACAAGACTTACGACGTCTTCTCGATCCGGGGCTGA